In the Bos mutus isolate GX-2022 chromosome 10, NWIPB_WYAK_1.1, whole genome shotgun sequence genome, tgagtgatgttgagcatcttttcatgtgtttgttagccatctgtatgtcttctttggagaaatgtctgtttagttctttggcccattttttgattgggtcctttatttttctggagttgagctgtaggtgttgcttgtatatttttgagattagttgtttgtcagttgcttcatttgctattattttctcccattctgaaggctgccttttcaccttgctaatagtttcctttgatgtgcagaagcttttaaggttaattaggtcccatttgtttatttttgcttttatttccaatattctgggaggtgggtcatagagaatcctgctgtgatgtatgtcagaaagtgttttgcctatgttctcctctaggagttttatagtttctggtcttacgttgagatctttaagccttcctaaccaggaaaccttgacaagccacctgtacaaacccacacacagcaaggaaacgccacaataaagagaactccacaaactgccagaatacagaaaggacaccccaaactcagcaatttaaacaagatgaagagacagaggaatacccagcagataaaggaacaggataaatgcccaccaaaccaaacaaaagaggaagagatagggaatctacctgataaagaattccgaataatgatagtgaaattgatccaaaatcttgaaatcaaaatggagtcacagataaatagcctggagacaaggattgagaagatgcaagaaaggtttaacaaggacctagaagaaataaaaaagagtcaatatataatgaataatacaataaatgaaattaaaaacactctggaggcaacaaatagtagaataacagaggcagaagataggattagtgaattagaagatagaatggtacaaataaatgaatcagagaggataaaagaaaaacgaattaaaagaaatgaggacaatctcagagacctccaggaaatatcaaacgctacaacattcgaatcataggggtcccagaagaagaagacaaaaagaaagaccatgagaaaatacttgaggaggtaatagttgaaaacttccctaaaatggggaaggaaataatcacccaagtccaagaaacccagagagtcccaaataggataaacccaaggcgaaacaccccaagacacatattaatcaaattaacaaagatcaaacacaaagaacaaatattaaaagcagcaagggaaaaacaacaaataacacacaagggaattcccataaggataacagctgatctttcaatagaaattcttcaagccaggagggaatggaaagacatacttaaaatgatgaaagaaaataacctacagcccagattattgtacccagcaaggatctcattcaagtatgaaggagaaatcaaaagcttttcagacaagcaaaagctgagagaattttgcaccacctaaccagctctccaacaaatactaaaggctattttctagacaggaaacacaaaaatggtgtataaaaaataatgatattaacAAAGTTTTACTTTAGATGATACAGAAACTATTCATTATGTAGGTGGGGAATCTATCTTGTCATAGATACACACCTGACACAAGGCCTAAAGAGACAGGATTGGCAGAAGCAGGCATTTTTGTATACAACACACGTAAACAGTGAGGAATATGGGAGTCCTTGCTGGATCTACTGAACATTATTTAATCAATGGAAGATAAAACTTAGTAAAACTTCCATTTCTAAAGTACCAATTCAAAACATTATAGGGAGACTTAAATTAGTGCTGGCTAGTAAACTGATAATAGGTATTGGTTTCCCAAGGGTCTAAAAATGgactaaaaaatgaataaatgatataAAGGCAatggatataaaaagaaaaggcaaacaaaTTATCAACTAGAGTAAGTTATGAATTAAATaaggattgggcttcccaggtggcacagtggtacagaatctgcctgccagtgcaggagatgtaagagatgtggcttcaatctctgggatagaaagataccctggagtaggaaatggtaacccactatcgtatttttgcctggaaaattccatgaccagaggagcctggtgttcatgggttggaaagggtcggatacaactgagtgagcaaATACATACAAATCAGGACCACATGTAAGATCAAAGAAGTACTGATAAATTGGTAAAGATGTATTGAGTAAGTATAAGAATGTATAAAAATCAGAGTTATTtccaatacttttttaaaaaaaattagtttttgttCTTTGTGAAAATGTGTATGAATAGAAAATTATAAGTCTTTGATGGAAATCCTTCATTtctatagaagaaaatatagtcaTATATAAAACACTTCCCAAACTAAAATTTAGCTTGCAAAGAATGACTCAAGTCATTCAAATGCAACAGAATACTCATGccaacagaaaggaaaggaagagcctGGATAATTACATGTGGAAAGAATACTGCATCTGTAAATATATAGAGGCTACACAGCCTGAAACAGTGTATGAACAAGAGTCAAAAATAAGTCTTGTGATGACTAGCCAGCATCCAGAAAAAAAGCCTGGTGTAAGgattatatttttccaaatgtgATGATAGGCATATTGTAGCATGGAGATATAGGCATTAAGTATCAAAATAATCAGTCAACAGTTCTTACTCTGATTGCCTGTTTATTAATGTTCCTATCATCATTCGACTTCCCCAAAATTTTCCTACAGTGTAAAAATGAGTTACACCTAAGTGGAAATTCAGGCCACTtgactgatttttgtgtgtgtgtgtgtgtgtgtggcaaacTAATAAATGGGCCTTTAGAGGTATACAGTTTCATCTATTATCGATTTACTTAGTGTCAATCAGCATTCCCTTATGTAACCCACTCTGATACTGAAGAGACTCAATTTTGAAGTCTAAACCATGGTAAATTCATCAAGGTAATGTCTCCTCAGAGACAAGCATTtggccttctccaggagacactACCATACCACATGCTTCCTCCAACCAGAGGCAGCAACACAATTTCtcagttaacatttttaaaagaataatgccATTTTAATCTGAGAcacttaaatgtaaataaaaaactTGGAAACATCTGATattaaaatgatagaaattaaattttacttcAAGTCAGTAAAGATACTTCATAATACTTTTGGCATTTAAGAAATTCttctataaataataaagtgACTGCATAGTTTCCTCAttgccattttcatttctttgtttctgaatgtATAAATGATTGAATTGAAAAAAGGAGTGAGAACTGCATCAAAAACAGCAAGGAATTTGTCTAGGTGTGATGTGGGGTGAGGCCAGATGTAAACAAAGATGCAAGGACCGAAGAACAAAATCACCACCATGACATGAGTTGACAAAGTGGAGAGGGCCTTAGATGAGCTACCTGAAGAGTGTTTCCAAACAGTGATGACGATAAAAATGTAGGAGACAATCAATATGAAGAATGATCCCAGGGATATGAATCCACTGTTGGCTGTGACCATGAACTCCAGCCTGTAGGTATCTGTGCAGGCAAGTTTGATAAATCGAGGAAAATCACAGTAAAAGCTGTCTATTATATTAGGACCACAGAACGGCAattttgcaacaaaaaccagTTGAACAATAGAGTGAATCAAGCCAATTATCCATACAGCAACCATGAGCAAAATACACTTTTTTCGACTCATAATAGTGAAATAGTGGAGAGGCTTACATATGGCAATATATCTGTCAAAGGCCATGGCTATAAGCAGCACCATCTCCACACCACCAATGATATGGATGAAGAAGATTTGAGTGATGCAGCCTCCAAAGGAGATGACTTTATGTTTTCTGAAAAGGTCATAAATCATCTTCGGAGAGATGACAGAAGAAACTCCCAGGTCAATGAAGGAGAGGTTGGCCAATAGAAAGTACATAGGGGAGTGTAAATGAGGGTTCATTGTAACAGTGAGCAAAATGAGGGAGTTTCCCAACATACTTGCCatataaaaaacagaagagaacacAAAGAGGAGAAGTTGGATCTCCCAGGAGTTGGTGAGTCCCAGGAACACAAACTTTGACACCACAGAGTGATTCATTCTGTCAGTTGATTTACCAGCTGTAATGTTTCCGGATAAAGCAAAAGGAAACTAACATAAGAATATTAATAATTCTCCATATTATAATGATTAATTATTGAAGGATAGTCAAACTGTTAAGACTTTAGATCTTCTCATTTTCCTCTCAGGGCCATATTAtcattaaataagtattttacCTGTGGCCACCTAAAGCAGTTGAGTCACTTCCACATGCAATATCCCTTTTACCACAGCCCCCAGGACTACTCACCTACAAATAAGAGAATGAAACAAACATGGTAACATAGTAGATGTACATGGCAAAGATTGAGAGGGAAAGGGAAGGTGGTATAGTGtgcaacaaagagaaaaagaaaggagggggAGATGGATTTGCCAGAACACACTGGttctatttttattgttcatAAAACAATTCTTCAGCCTTTCAAGTTGTGTCATTTCTTGACCTCACTTCATCTTAGGCACATAGTATGTGTCCTGAATCATTTTATATTACTATCTACAATCATATGTGCAATTCACACAAAGCCCATGGAGTGGACATGAGCATGAGAGAACCAGGCATGGGGCATAGGGCTGACTCTAGAGTATGATAGATCCAAGGAAAGGGTAGAATGGGTAACAGCACAGGGTATCCGCATGGGCACTTAGAAAAATAGGTGAAATACAAAGTAGTGTGGTTAGCAGCCAGAACATGGCCAAGATGTGCAAGGTGGGATTGGTGTGGGGGGCAGGTTTTGATAAGGGAAGTCAAGGAACTTAAGGAAGTCAATTTGATTTACTGCTCCAGACTGTTCTCAATTTCTGAGGCTCATGATATAGCTTGGTTATAGCTATTGGAATCCTACTTTTAGAATTTGCTGGGGATGAAGAATGCACACTCATGGCATAGTTGTCCTAGAATAACTAACCCTctcctgtccctccctctcccgTAGCCCCTTTTATAGTTCTTATCTCTTTGCTTCAAACCTCCTATGTCTGTGATCTGGTGCTATGGCCAACTCTTTCCTGACAATAATATGGGGTTATGTAGTATTgtctggctttcctggtggctcagacagtaaagaatctgcctgcaatgcgggagacctgggttcaacccctgggttgggaagatcccctggagaaggatatagcaacccactctggtattcttgcctgagaatccctatgga is a window encoding:
- the LOC102286157 gene encoding olfactory receptor 4F3/4F16/4F29 — protein: MNHSVVSKFVFLGLTNSWEIQLLLFVFSSVFYMASMLGNSLILLTVTMNPHLHSPMYFLLANLSFIDLGVSSVISPKMIYDLFRKHKVISFGGCITQIFFIHIIGGVEMVLLIAMAFDRYIAICKPLHYFTIMSRKKCILLMVAVWIIGLIHSIVQLVFVAKLPFCGPNIIDSFYCDFPRFIKLACTDTYRLEFMVTANSGFISLGSFFILIVSYIFIVITVWKHSSGSSSKALSTLSTHVMVVILFFGPCIFVYIWPHPTSHLDKFLAVFDAVLTPFFNSIIYTFRNKEMKMAMRKLCSHFIIYRRIS